AGATCGAGAGCCTGAACACGTTCGTACTGCGAGTGCTGAGCTACGCGATATCGCACTTCAACGAGCACCTGCGCATCATCAACCGCATCAACGACGACCTGGAGTTGCGCCTCAACACGTCGATGGAAAACAAGTACCTGCTCTCCATGTTCAGTCTGAACAAGGGCTTGATTTACTACGTGAGCGCACTCAACAGCAACGACACGCTGTTGCGCAAACTGCAACTGGGCCGAAGCCTCAACTGGACGGAGGCCGAACGGGAACTGCTCGAAGATATCCAGATTGAAAACGGCCAGAGCCTACAACAGGCAAACATCTACGCGAACATTTTGACGTCCATGATGGATGCGCGCGCAAGCGTCATCAACAACAACGTGAACCAGCTGATGAAGAACTTGACCATCGTGACGATTTCCATATCGCTCCCGACGTTCTTCGCAAGCTTGTTCGGCATGAACGTGAAGCTCCCCTTCGGCATGAACGGCGACGCGGGCATCGGTTCGCCCATCGCGTTCTGGGGCATCATCGCGGTCTGTATCCTGTCGGTGGTGGTGTTCCTCGCCTTCTGGATGCGAAGGAAATAGCCACTTCGTGGCCATTTTAAGCTACTAGTTCCAAGTTCTGAATTACTGAGGTTGCTTCGCAACAGTTCCGAGTTCTGAATTACTAGTTACTAGGATTTCTTATAGCGAGAAGTTTCTTGATAAAAGCTATACTAGTAACTAGTAACTGCCACGAAGTGGCCCTAGTAACTAATAACTGCACCGCAGGTGCTAGTTTCCGCGGTCGCTCATGCTCGAGAACATGGCGACAATCTCTTCGGTAAACTTGTTCTTCGGGAACTTCTCCGCAATCTCGAGCGCACGCTCCAGGTGCTCCTGAGCCTCGGTCTTCGCCTTGTCGAAGCTCTTCTTCGCATTCAGGCGCGCGATGATCTCGGCAGCGACACCCT
Above is a window of Fibrobacter sp. DNA encoding:
- a CDS encoding magnesium transporter CorA family protein gives rise to the protein MLKYYKIESGRIAVAPNEDAADIVIMGSLSQEQRSVLVKEYEITEHTIASAFDSDELSRIEYDDDFTTIVFKKPKNYSAADNFQFRVESFGIFIFKDWVLLLTDSDIPVMDERRFSKIESLNTFVLRVLSYAISHFNEHLRIINRINDDLELRLNTSMENKYLLSMFSLNKGLIYYVSALNSNDTLLRKLQLGRSLNWTEAERELLEDIQIENGQSLQQANIYANILTSMMDARASVINNNVNQLMKNLTIVTISISLPTFFASLFGMNVKLPFGMNGDAGIGSPIAFWGIIAVCILSVVVFLAFWMRRK